A single genomic interval of Psychroserpens sp. NJDZ02 harbors:
- the asnB gene encoding asparagine synthase B: MCGIVCAFDLKQKTEDLRPLVLEMSKTIRHRGPDWSGIYSDDKAILAHERLAIVDPASGKQPLFSPDGKLVLAANGEIYNHRALRKQFDGKYEFQTESDCEVILALYKEKGVDFVDELNGIFGFAIYDVEKDEYFIARDHMGIIPLYIGWDQNGTFYVASELKALEGVCTKIELFPPGHYMSSKDGEFVKWYNRDWSEYDAVKENETSIAEIKEALEAAVHRQLMSDVPYGVLLSGGLDSSVVSAIAKKYAQKRIESDDTSEAWYPQTHSFAVGLEGSPDLAAAQKVADHIGTVHHEIKFTIQEGLDAIKDVIYNIETYDITTIRSSTPMYLMARVIKSMGIKMVLSGEGADEIFGGYLYFHKAPDAKEFHEETVRKLDKLHMYDCLRANKSLAAWGIEGRVPFLDKEFMDVAMRINPQDKMINGERMEKWVVRKAFEDMLPESVAWRQKEQFSDGVGYTWIDTLKEVVEEAVTDEQMANAKFRFPIQTPQNKEEFYYRSIFEGHFPSDAAALSVPQEASVACSTATALEWDEAFKNMNEPSGRAIANVHDKAY, encoded by the coding sequence GATCCAGCATCTGGTAAACAACCATTGTTTAGCCCTGATGGGAAATTGGTTTTAGCGGCTAATGGCGAAATATATAACCACAGAGCATTACGTAAGCAATTTGATGGTAAATACGAGTTTCAGACAGAAAGTGACTGCGAAGTTATTTTAGCACTTTATAAAGAAAAAGGTGTTGATTTTGTAGACGAATTGAATGGTATTTTTGGATTTGCAATCTATGATGTCGAAAAAGATGAGTACTTTATTGCTCGTGACCACATGGGGATTATTCCATTATATATTGGTTGGGATCAAAACGGTACTTTTTATGTGGCTTCCGAATTAAAAGCTTTAGAAGGTGTTTGTACTAAAATTGAATTATTTCCTCCAGGACATTATATGTCTAGTAAGGATGGTGAATTTGTAAAATGGTATAACAGAGATTGGAGTGAATATGATGCTGTAAAAGAAAATGAAACAAGTATTGCTGAAATAAAAGAAGCTTTAGAAGCAGCAGTGCATAGACAATTAATGAGTGATGTACCTTATGGTGTTTTATTGTCAGGAGGTTTGGATTCTTCAGTGGTATCAGCCATTGCAAAAAAATATGCTCAAAAACGTATCGAGAGTGATGATACTTCAGAAGCTTGGTATCCGCAAACTCACTCTTTTGCAGTAGGACTGGAAGGGTCTCCAGATTTAGCTGCCGCACAAAAAGTAGCAGATCATATTGGGACAGTACACCATGAGATAAAATTTACTATTCAAGAAGGTCTGGATGCTATCAAAGATGTGATTTATAATATCGAAACGTATGATATAACAACAATACGATCATCGACACCAATGTATTTAATGGCGAGAGTGATTAAGTCTATGGGAATTAAAATGGTGCTGTCAGGAGAGGGAGCGGATGAGATTTTTGGAGGGTATTTATATTTTCATAAAGCACCCGACGCAAAAGAGTTTCATGAAGAAACTGTGCGTAAATTAGATAAACTTCATATGTACGATTGTTTAAGAGCTAACAAAAGTTTAGCGGCTTGGGGGATTGAAGGACGTGTACCTTTCTTAGATAAAGAATTTATGGATGTTGCAATGCGTATCAACCCACAAGATAAAATGATTAATGGAGAGCGTATGGAAAAATGGGTTGTTCGTAAGGCGTTTGAAGATATGTTACCAGAAAGCGTAGCATGGAGACAAAAAGAACAATTTAGTGATGGTGTTGGATATACTTGGATTGATACGCTAAAAGAGGTTGTTGAAGAGGCAGTGACTGATGAGCAGATGGCTAATGCTAAATTTAGATTTCCAATACAAACCCCACAAAATAAAGAAGAGTTTTATTACCGCTCGATTTTTGAAGGACACTTCCCAAGTGATGCGGCAGCTTTAAGCGTACCGCAAGAAGCAAGTGTTGCTTGTAGTACTGCAACAGCATTAGAGTGGGATGAAGCTTTTAAAAATATGAACGAGCCTTCTGGGCGTGCAATCGCGAACGTGCACGATAAAGCCTATTAG
- a CDS encoding ATP-binding protein has product MKNYFSSTYKKMIVIMAASGFLFLIICFVSYFILKNQDKTYLAVLAFSFLALLVIFIFFLRKMIAEPLSLIIQILEKNDESAIAKLKEASLEFSRIGDLFLNSNQQKEELQKAKEKAEESEVLKASFLTNLSHEIRTPMNAILGFSDILSTQELSEAEKKEYITVITRSGENLVLIIDDLIEMSKIDTNQIKPNYSAFNLEEVLNEVKQTIEISIPKDKSLKLFLDQPKHPVVYQLISDETKFKQIVVNLVNNAVKYTEKGAVNFGYNINPDSNMLEFYIKDTGIGMTKEDSKNIFNRFNRIQNDKTINLSGLGLGLAISKAYIDMLGGDIWLKSEENTGTTFYFTVPLKLNGLPITPKKEVELNTVDKIKPLNILIAEDNNINFMLINRVMSMRNYTVIRAKNGEEAVTICRENDAIQLVIMDLKMPKMGGFEARKIIKGFKPYLPIIAHTAYSSAEINSEVYEAGFIDCLSKPLDKTKLFRVIDRIQHLTPDPKPTQLILD; this is encoded by the coding sequence ATGAAAAATTATTTTTCTTCGACTTACAAGAAAATGATAGTCATAATGGCAGCCTCGGGCTTCTTATTTCTAATCATCTGTTTTGTTTCATATTTTATTTTAAAAAATCAAGACAAAACGTATTTAGCTGTTTTAGCATTTAGCTTTTTAGCATTGTTAGTCATTTTTATTTTTTTCTTAAGAAAAATGATTGCCGAACCCTTAAGTTTAATCATTCAAATATTAGAAAAAAATGACGAATCTGCAATCGCGAAACTAAAAGAGGCTTCATTAGAATTTTCGCGTATTGGTGACTTGTTTCTAAATAGTAATCAACAAAAAGAAGAATTACAAAAAGCTAAAGAAAAAGCTGAAGAAAGTGAAGTTTTAAAAGCTTCTTTTTTAACCAATCTATCTCATGAAATAAGAACACCTATGAATGCAATTCTGGGGTTCTCTGACATTTTAAGTACGCAAGAATTATCTGAAGCTGAAAAAAAAGAATACATAACTGTTATTACACGTAGTGGAGAGAACCTAGTATTGATTATTGATGATTTAATTGAAATGTCTAAAATCGATACCAATCAAATAAAACCAAATTATAGTGCTTTTAATTTAGAAGAGGTTTTAAATGAGGTTAAACAAACTATTGAAATTAGCATTCCTAAAGACAAATCCTTAAAATTATTTTTAGATCAACCCAAACACCCTGTTGTTTATCAATTAATAAGTGACGAAACAAAATTTAAGCAAATAGTTGTAAACCTTGTTAATAATGCTGTAAAATACACAGAAAAAGGAGCCGTTAATTTTGGATACAATATCAATCCAGATAGTAATATGCTTGAATTTTATATTAAAGATACAGGTATTGGAATGACTAAAGAAGATTCTAAAAATATTTTCAATAGGTTTAACCGTATTCAAAATGACAAAACCATCAATTTAAGTGGTCTTGGCTTGGGACTTGCTATTTCAAAAGCCTACATTGATATGCTAGGTGGAGATATATGGTTAAAATCTGAAGAAAACACAGGTACCACCTTTTACTTTACAGTACCTTTAAAACTTAACGGCTTACCTATTACACCTAAAAAAGAAGTTGAATTAAATACTGTTGACAAAATTAAGCCTTTAAACATTTTAATTGCCGAAGACAACAATATTAACTTCATGCTAATTAACCGTGTTATGAGCATGAGAAACTATACGGTCATTAGAGCAAAAAACGGAGAAGAAGCGGTTACGATCTGTAGAGAGAATGACGCAATACAACTAGTTATAATGGATTTAAAAATGCCTAAAATGGGTGGTTTTGAAGCTAGAAAAATAATCAAAGGATTTAAACCATATTTACCTATAATCGCTCATACAGCCTATTCTTCTGCAGAAATTAACAGCGAAGTTTATGAAGCAGGCTTTATTGATTGCCTTTCCAAACCATTAGACAAAACAAAACTATTTAGGGTTATCGATAGGATTCAACATCTTACACCTGACCCAAAACCAACGCAACTTATTTTAGACTAA